TGTTTGTATTCATTTGATTAGaaagttataaaattttaagagaattaaaaatatttatataatataatcagtttaaagaaattaaaaccattatatatttatgcatttgaATGCTTATGTATGTTAGAAACTGATCAGTATTAAACTTGTGATTTGTAGGAAATGGGATTGTGAGAAAGAAGGATGGGAACATTTACCCTTAATTTTACACTTGTATGTATTGTTTGAAAAATTTATGACAACTgtacattattttgtaataaaagcACATATcaaaatgtagttttaaaaaccgatagtttcttaaatattaaaaacataaataactaGTTAGCTTTGTGACTAAAACATTTAAATCTAGTGAGGACTGATCAAGAACTAGTTCACTCATCCATTTCCAAAAACTGTTTCTTCACTACCTGCTTACTACTTAGTTAACACGCTGATGCtggggataaaaatgaaaaatagtgtcCTTATCTTCAAAGGGCTTATAGTCTAAGGAAAGAGACGCAAACACATAATAGACCTACCACAAAGCATCTGCAAGTACAATGAGGGAATGTGATCTGGTGTATTCTAGATGCATTATACAGGGACACATAGTTGAACCTGGGGATATTAGAAAGGTTTTCCTGGTGGAAGTGATGTGTGAGTTGAATCTTAATGAAAGATATAAACACACATTCAACATCTAGTAAGTTGCAACAGTAGGATACTTGTGACCTGTTGAgttttatacaaaatatttctgttcctttttcagCTAATGAGTTCAGCTGAGTCATTAAAATATTGGGGCTCAATTAAGGCAGAACTGTGATGGATATTTCAAGCTATCTTTAGTAGCTTTCCAAGCACATTTTCTGATTCCTTTTCCTACCTTTTTTTAGATCCCTCTACCCACCTTTGAAGCATAGTACTGTCCAGTTGCCCAGGAGGACTTTCAAAGAGATACCTTTTGGTCTTCAGGTGAgagttttattccatttttaaactACAGCAATGTTTAAACATTTGTACTTGTAACTATTTAATGGGATGATTTGGACATTGGGAGGTATAAACATAAAGGAACTTTAGTTTTTCTGACCATGTCTACTGCAAATACTTTGGGATGTTCTGTTTGTTTCCACTTGTGGGTATTATCTTGGACAAATATGATAGTTTTTCTGATTACTTTTAGTATTaatacatagattttttaaatccaGGTGCAATCTGaaaccaaattttaatttttcgtACAtaccaatgcatatatatggaatctagaaagatggtaacgataaccctatatgcaagacagcaagagagacacagatgtattgaaccgtcttttggactctgtgggagagggcgagggtgggatgatatgggagaatgggaTTGAAACATGTAAGTTATCATATGTGATACAAagcaccagtccaggtttgatgcatgatacaggattctcggggctggtacactgggatgacccagagggatgggatggggagggagttgggagcagggttcaggatggggaacacatatacacccatggcagattcaagtcaatgtatggcaaaatgaatacaatgttgtaaagtaaaataaacaaataatttaaatacaatttttttttgtacaaatTAAAACTTATTCCTCAAGATAGTCTGACTCAGGCTTCTACTTCTTTTGatctgcttttttcccctctgttctttcatttctccCTTCCCATGCGTCTATACTGCCTCTGGTTACTTTAGTTTGAGAGGGGAGAGAAGTAATGGTAGAAAGCCTTCTCCTTTACTGGTATTGTTGTATTACAGGCTTGACAAAAgtttgtgtgttaattttcatttcatagatttgtttatttttttggtgagGAGGGGAGCACCCTAAACTGCAGTTCCCCGATGTGGGCAATACTTCATTGACTGGCTacttatgatttctttcatttctggatTCTAGTGACCCATTCCATATAGACTAACTTTGGGGATTGCCTTACTTCTCCAAGTAGTACTTTGGGGAGGGATCTCTTTCAAGATGTTTCAAATTTGTTACCTTCTATGAGTTTCAACTAGGCcaaaaaattctgtatttgtgATATTATTGGTGAGAATTCAGTTTCCTCCAGTTATAGCCCAGTTCTTTCTACTCTGCTCTCATAGCTAGCTCTTCTAtagtctttacattttttttttccaggtgtgAACTAAGGACAGAACATGTGTCTCTTAAACTCCAGGGGACAAGGGCAAGCCCTCTGAGTGGATCTCttgatgtaattttaattttccttatgaGAATTGCATACTGACAACTCATCAACAATATTCTTACTCCTAGTTTCAAACAAACTTCTAGCCCTCCCCTTGTACACTATTGATGAAGATGATGAACTAAAAATTGTAACACTGACTTAATAATCTCTTACTGTATCCAACAGTGATGTGTGGAGTTTTGCCAAAAATTCAGGACAATGGACATCTTATGAGttatgtgtcttttaaaaaatttatatggctgtgccaggtcttagctgtggcacttgggatctttgttgccctgtgctggatctttagttgcagtatgcaggatctagttccccgaccaggaatctaacctggatcccttgcattgggagcacagagtcttaaccactggaccaccaaggaaatccctgtTATGTGTCCTTTAAACAAAGTGTTAGACATCCATGTAAGCAAATAACCAATTTGATTTGTATCTCTTAAAGTTGTGTGGCCAGAGATTTCACATTGAAAAAGTTGAAATCTTCCTTGAAgcaattattaagaatttttaagagttatttttaCCATGTGGTCAGGTGGCAGTCTCTTCCTATGGAACCACATTTATGAAACTAAAAGTGCAtcagaaaataatcaaatatgtGATGAATCTTGTTGTTCACAAAAGTACCATGATGATTATGAATAGAACCAAATCTGTTTGGATTGGAAGAAGAAGATTATTTTACCACTTGCAGGAAGAGAGTCATCGAGTTTCACAAAACCTTTTCATGAAGTTTGCATAATTCTCATTCCACAGAGGACCTGATGGAGGGCAAATTTCATGTCCCTATTGCGTAGGCTGTAGATGAAGGGATGTAAGACTGGTGTCACTACAGAGTATATCAGTGTGATGATTTTATGCATAGCAACTGAGTTGCCAGATGTGGGCCTCACATACATCACCATAATGGTTCCATAGAACAGAGATACAACGACTAAGTGGGATCCACAAGTAGAGAAGGCCTTTTGCCGCCCAGATGAAGAAGGAACCCGAAGCACAGCTCTGACCACCAAGGTATAGGATCCAAGGATGTACAAAATGGTCAGAGTGATGATAAGAGAGCTCACAGAATGGAATACATGCTCTATTATGGGTGAACTGGCACAGGACAATGCCATCAGTGGGTCCACATCACACAGAAAGTGATCAATGATGTTGGGACCACAATAGGGTAgttgagaaatgaaaagaataggAACTGAATATCCTAAGAAACCAGTGAGCCAACAAAGAGACACTAGAATGGCACAGAGCTTCCTAGTCATGATGGTGGGATAGTGCAGTGGACGACAGATGGCAAGGTAACGATCATAAGCCATGACACAGAGGAAGAAGCATTCAGTTGTGCccagggaaaagaagaagtagaaTTGAGTGAAGCAACCAGAGAAGGATATGGTTTTggttttggaaagaaaattgacCAGCATATTGGGGACTGTGCAGGTCACATACCAGACCTCTAGGAAGGAGAAGTTGGCCAGGAACACATACATAGGGGTATGGAGTCGGTGGTTCCACCTCACAGCACAAATGATGGCTATGTTCCCGGTTAGAGTCAAGATGTAGACCAACAGAATCATTGAGAAGAAGATGATCTGCATTTTCCAGggaccaggaaagcccaacaagACAAACTGTGTCACAGTAGATATTCCTGACTTATTCATGGTCCCCagactgtgaaaagaagacagaTAGACAACTCAACTGCTAAGGCATTTGAAACTTTTCTTAGGACAGGCAGTTTGATTCATTCAGGAAAATGTATCAAGTATTCTAAAACATGTCTTGCATAAATCTTGTCCTATTCTGAATAAGCCCTCTGGCCCTGACTCTTTGTAAATATATAATTCTAGGCTGCTCGAACTTTCTTTGCCAGTGGGCCAAATCTGGTAAATTTCATCTTTTCAAATACAGAAATCTTGAAATAGAGATAAAAGTTATTtgtctatgtcttttttttttttccttcagtaaaaGCTTCATATATATAAGGGCAATTAATGCCATTCAGTTCAAAATGAAAGGACACATatgctgtcatttaaaaatagattgaaTCTGACACTTCTTACAGATTTCAGTGATTTTAGCTCTGGCATTATTATttcagattctctctctctttttc
The Cervus canadensis isolate Bull #8, Minnesota chromosome 6, ASM1932006v1, whole genome shotgun sequence genome window above contains:
- the LOC122444045 gene encoding olfactory receptor 11H7-like; the protein is MNKSGISTVTQFVLLGFPGPWKMQIIFFSMILLVYILTLTGNIAIICAVRWNHRLHTPMYVFLANFSFLEVWYVTCTVPNMLVNFLSKTKTISFSGCFTQFYFFFSLGTTECFFLCVMAYDRYLAICRPLHYPTIMTRKLCAILVSLCWLTGFLGYSVPILFISQLPYCGPNIIDHFLCDVDPLMALSCASSPIIEHVFHSVSSLIITLTILYILGSYTLVVRAVLRVPSSSGRQKAFSTCGSHLVVVSLFYGTIMVMYVRPTSGNSVAMHKIITLIYSVVTPVLHPFIYSLRNRDMKFALHQVLCGMRIMQTS